Genomic segment of Polycladomyces abyssicola:
GTCCAATACAGTGAGCGCATTCTCGGGAAGGTGCCGGGAAAAGTGCTGGGTTTGCTTTTCCTGTTGTTTTACTTGCATGTCAGCGGAGTGATAATGATACAGTATGCCGCGTTTCTCAAAATAGTTTTTTTGACAAGAACGCCGGTATTTATAATGTTGGGGAGTATGGTGTTGGTGTGCGCCTACGCCGTTCGCAGCGGTGTGGAAGTGATGGGCAGAGCGGCTCAGATTTTCGTGCCGTTTCTTTTCATCCTGATGGTGAGCATCAATTTGCTGTTGATCCCGGAACTGGATCCCCAAAATTTGTCTCCCATTTTGGAGAAAGGGTTAACGCCTTCCTTGTTGGGATCGATTCCTCCGCAAGGCTGGTTCAGTGAATTTTTTCTGATGACGTTTTTACTGCCTTATGTGAGTGACCGGAAAAATGAAATGAAGTGGGGGATGGCATCGGTGGTGACTGTCCTCGTCACCATGGTGATAACCAATCTGGGAACGTTTCTTTTGTTCGGGAAATTGACGGAGAATTATATCTTCCCCGTGTTGGAATCAGCCCGTTACATCAGTGTTGCTGATTTTATCGAACATGTGGAGTCGATTCTCGCGGCGATTTGGATCATGGGATTGTTCGTCAAAGTCACGGTGTTTTATTATGCGGTGGTGATCGGGATGTCTCAGTGGTTGAATCTCTCCGATCATCGTCCGGTGGTACTTCCCGTCGGATTTCTCATCGTCCTGATGGCTACGTGGGCGGCGCCCAATCTGTCGGAGATGTTCGATTTCATTGCGACCACATACCCCTTTTACAAGATCACGATGCAAACCATGATTCCGACGGTTCTGTTGTTGATCGCTTTGCTGCGGAAAAATCTTCACCAAGCCGCGGAGGGAGAAGGATGAATCCATTTCTTTCGATACGAAAAATGATGTTGCTCGGCATGTGTACCATACTCCTTTCGGGTTGTTGGGACCGGGTGGAAGTCAACGATTTGGCGTTGGTGGTGGGGATAGCGGTCGACAAAAAGGAGAATGGGAATATGGGTTTGGCTGTTCAATTGATGATTCCGCAAGCGGCGGGAGGAGGAGACACGATGGGAGGTGGAGGCGGAGGAGGAGGTGGCGCTGGCGCCAAACAAACGTACGTCGTCGCCGCGGAAGGCGTCGACGTAGCCGATGCCACTCGGAAATTGCAGGAAAAAATCCCGCGCAGAATTTTTTGGCATCACAATACTTCCCTGATTTTCGGTGACAGGTTATTGAGAGAAGGAATCGCCGGACAGTTGGATTTTTTCGACCGTTATTATTCTACCCGGAAACGCACTTCCGTTTTTGCCGCCAAGAGCCCGGCTTCCGCTCTTTTGCAAATTATCCCTCCTGTCGGACGAAGCAGTGCGGAAGTGATCGACGATTTGTCAAAAACGGGGGTCGGCGCAGAAATGACCGTGAAAGATGTATTACAGATGCTGACAAGCGATTCGCACGCAGTCATTTTGCCTTGGATTGAACAAAGCCCATCCGTTCAGGGAGACGCGGAAAAAGAGGAGCCCAGTTTGCGACTCAACGGAGTGGCCGTTCTGAAAAAAGACAAAATCGTGGGCCGGATTGACGACAAAATCACCAGAGGCGTGTTGTGGGTGCGGAATGAAATCAAAACGGTCATTGTCACGGTCAAACCCAAAGGTAACAAGGGGGACGTATCGGTCGAACTGTTGAAGCCCAATACCCAATTGGTGCCCTCCGTCACAGCAGGCAAATGGAAAATGACCGTCCGGATCAAAGCGGAAGGGACCGTCATCCAGAACACAACCGGTCTGGAAATGGAAAACCCCGACATCAACAAGAAATTGGAAAAGGATGTAGCACGGGATATTCAACACATTATCATGGTGGCGATGAATCAGGTCCAAAAGGGAATGAAAGCGGATGTTTTCGGTTTTGCCGATGCATTCCACCGGAAATATCCCGATAAATGGCCCGAGGTGAAGGATCGGTGGGACGAAATATTCCCGAAAGTGGAAGTGAAAGTCGACCCCCGTGTCACTATCATGCGTCCTGGAATGAATAATGAAAGTCCCATCCCGGAGGTGAAGAAACCGTGAATTGGGGAGTCATCATCGGCATCACAGTTGTCGCCATTCTGTTGGTACTGTATGAGTGGCCGAGGATCAAGCCGGGACGAAAAAAAGAAAAAGCCGCATTGATCGGCTTGACGTTGATCGGATGGTCGCTGGCCTTAGCACTGCTGTTCGATCCGAATTTACCAGGCCCCACCCAATTGATGGATACGCTGTTTCGGCCTTTGACCCAGATCCTGCCAAAGTAGGCGTGATCACGGAATTCGCCGTTCTTTCACACTGAGGACGCGCAATCCTTTGTCCACAAGACGTTGCTGGATGGCGGACAGATGGGGAGTCAGCTCGATTTTCAGCAAGATGCGGCGCGCCGCCGGATCGCCGGCATCAAACGTGGTGATGGAGATGATGTTGACATCAAAAGGTTTGACTGCATCCACCACGTGTTCCAGTTGATGCGGCATGTCGATGACCACGCCCAACAAGAGACGGATACCTGGAATGTTTGTGCCAAAAGCGGATGACAGTGCGTTCTCGATATCACTGATCTTCACTATCCCGAGAAATGTCATCCGGTCTCCATCCACAATCGGTACAAACGGATGGCGTACGATGACGGGCAACGTTTCTTCAAAATCACTGAAAATGGTCAACGGACGAATGGGCTCCAACGTGTCGGCTACAGTACCTTCCTTCCAAGAGCGGCGGTTGTCCAAGAAGGCTTTCATCATGTGGCCGTATCCGGTGATACCGAGAAAGCGGTTAAACCGATCGACGACGGGAATCGTATGGAGCTGATGGGCTTGCAACGTTTCGATTACCTGTTCCAAACGGGCGTCGGGCGTGACGGTCAAAATCTGTTCGCGTGGCGTTAAGCAATTTTTGATAAACACAAAACACAATCCTCCCCTGTAAGATCCACATTCAATATATTAGGGGGAGGATTGGAGCAGAACGGAATTGAGGGAGTGAAGTTGATTTTGCCATTCCAAGAGGTACTGTGAAGTCATCTGAGCTTTTTCTTTCACAAATATGCTTTTTAGTAAATCGTTTTCAAAAAGTAATATTAAATGCCCTCAAAAATACCTCAGCCTATGTTACGAATTACGCAATGACGGGTGTTTCCTTTTTGCAACTAAGACTAAGGAACAACGGTTATGACTTTATGGTGTTCCAAACCCGAGGTTTCCGAATTAATTCAAACGAAAATCCCTAGAATACAGCCGGGAAAAGGATGTAGAATGAGAAGAGACACAAATAAAAAGGAAAAACAGAATATTTCAATAATTGAAAACAAATGCACTCTTTTTTATATTACGTATTATAGGCGGTCGTGATTAAAATGCATTGAGAAGGATGGTCGCATGATTTCTGTGACGAAAGAAACGATCACCAACAACAATTAACATGTTAAGATTGAGAAACCTAATCAGGTACCGTTTCCATCCAACGTGTAATAAAGAGGTGAAGCTTATGAGAACAAACAGCTTCCAATTTAGGGTGAATTGGGGCGATACAGATAAAGCTGGGATCGTCTATTACCCTAACTACTTTAAATGGTTCGATATCGCCGGGCATCAGTTTTTCTGAAGTATCGGGCTGTCCCCTTCCGAATTGGAGCAAAAAGAACAAATCATTCTTCCGTTATTGGATGCCCGTTGCACTTTTGAGAAACCCTTGTATTACGACGATATCGCCACCATTATTACCAGTGTCGCCGAAATTAACCGGAAAACAATCCGTTTGCATCACGTCATTATGCGGGGAGACACCCGAACAGGACAAGGATATGAGTTACGTGGATGGGTTAAAAAATCGGGCAATCACTTATCAGCAGTCCCGATCCCCGAAGAGGTACGAAAGCTGTTGGAACAAGAGAGTACCACGGAAAACGCTTTATCGGGTCCTTGGTTAATGGCGTAAACATTGAACTATCCAACGTATCCTTATATAATGGTGCTGATCTCACTTGTGGGCAGGTTATAGTATGAGACCTCGATCTTTGATGTTTACACTGTACGGTGACTACATTCAGTACTATGGGGAAGAAATTTGGATTGGAAGCCTAATCCGTCTGATGGGGGAATTCGGGATCTCGGAGCAGTCCGTCCGTGGAGCAACAATGAGGATGGTCAACCAAGATCTGCTTAAGGTACGGAGAATCGGGAATAAAAGCTACTATTCATTGACGGATAAAGGAAAACGGAACATTGAAGATGGTGTTCGGAGGGTTTACTCAATCAAAAACCATAAATGGGACCGTTTATGGCGTGTACTAACCTATTCAATACCGGAAGAAAAAAGGGAGTTACGTACACAAATCCGTAAGGAACTTACGTGGCTCGGCTTTGGGTTAATTTCCAACAGCACATGGATAAGCCCTAATCCTTTAGAAGAAAAAGTAATGGACATGGTTAGGGAATATCATTTAGAACCCTATGTCTTTTTCTTCCAAACAGACTCCATCGTTTCACACGAAAACGAGGATATAATTACACGGGGATGGGATCTTGAAAAAATCGAAAATGAATATAAACAGTTTATTCAATATTGTGAGGCTCGATATGAGGAAATAAAGCAGGCCATATATAGTGGTACCTTGAGCAATCGGGAATGTTTTAAGGAAAGAACGATCTTGGTTCATGAATATCGAAAGTTTCTTTTTAAGGATCCGGGTTTTCCGCTGGATCTTCTTCCTCAAAAATGGAGTGGTATAAAGGCCAGAGAACTATTTTGGAAAATTCATCAGTTGGTGTCCAATGGAGCTGTACAATTTTTTGAAGAGTGTTATCAACCAGCTCCGGACAATGAAGTATTGCCAAATCGTGAAGGTGCTATTAACCCATTTTTGGGGATTAATGTACACGTTTAGGAGTTCAATACTTAAATACTATATTAAAAGATTGATCCTCCTGCACCAGAATGCAGGAGGATCAAATATTATTGTGGAGTTTTCACCTCTGATGTTTGTCGCTTTGTCCAAAAACCCTTAGGATCAATTGAACGAAGGACTTCAAGTTCTTCTTCTGTAGGAGGAGGAGTTTCAGAGCAATCAGGTGAGAATTGGATGTCCCATCCAGTATTTTCGATGATCTGCTCTTTGGATATCCCTGGATGAATTGTGTCGACGATAAGAACCTTCGTAACTTTATCGGCACGTAGAATCCCCAGATTAGTAATTAATGCTTTGATTCCTCCTCTGGGAAGACCTGTTTCTTGTCGCCAACCGGGCCCCGTTCCATAACCGGGGGAAGTGATATAGTTTACATTTTTGACTAACCTTCTTTTTTCGTGAGGCATAATAACCATCAATCGATTGGAAAGACAGGCAATATCCGCAGCTCCGCCACTACCGGGCAGCTTTACTTTGGGTGAAGTATAATCACCCAGATAAGATGTATTCACATTTCCGTATTGATCAATCTCTGCTCCACCGATAAAACCGATGTCAATCAACCCTTGTTGCATTAAAAACATAAGGTTGTTGGTGGAAGTGCACCAGGAAGCTCCCGCGATATTAGCTGGATCGCCCATGGTGTACAACAATTCTTCCGGGGGTTCATCTCGGACAATTCCGCATTCAAAGAATCCGATAGCATTTGGGGCGTGTAATCGTTTTGCCACACAGAACGCAAGCATCGGTAGACGCATACCGACAAAAACGATTTCCGAGTCTCGGATTTCTCTAGCTGCTGCAACCACCATCAATTCTTCGGTTGTATATTCCAAAGGGGTCCCTCCGTTCATCGATAAGCATAATTAACAGGGGCTGCAAAAAGCGGTTCCTTTACCTTTAACTTCTCAAATCGTTGTCCTAGTCGGGCAAGATATTCATTGTGAGAGTTTATACTGATAACCCAGGTGTTCAACCAGTTTTTAAAACCTTCCAGTTTCTTGGTTTCCCGGTGATATTCCGTAAAGAAGTCGTGATCTCGTTTATAATAACCGGGTACCGGAGAGGGATGGGCGAATCCCGGGCAATGAACCACAGCCGTCACTTTGAATCCGGGAATCATTACACGGTTGGGATCACTGGCTATCACTTCTTTAGGCACGATTTCTTCTGCCAGCAGAATGACCTTTCTGCTGGACATCCCTGCCTCTTGAAATAATCCAAGATTTCCCCAGAAATGGGCATTTCCTTCGATATCGGAGCGTTGAACACCCAAAATGGCGACATCGGGGTTCAAGGAAGGAACATAAACCAGCGTTTCTTCTCCCAAAGATTGCACGTGAAAACGGGGATTACTTTTTAGTAAGTCCGTTCCTAAAAGGGAACGGGTGGGAAGAAAAGGAACACCCATGGAACCGGCTAATAGAGCAAGCCCCAGAGAGAAGTTACTGTGGTCTTCTACTTCAATTCGGTGGGGAATTCCTTGTTCTATTGATCGTCGGTAGTTGTATCCCAAACCGGCGCTGACATTGCCGGACCATGCTGCAATAATCTTTCTAGCTCTTCCTGCGCCGATTAATATATCGAACAGGATATCCGAGATAGGAGCAATTAATGTTAAGTCTTTCTTCTTTTGACGAACAATTTCATATGCAGCGGCAAAGGGTATCATGGATTCCAGACAGGCTCCCATCACTACGGAATCTCCGTTTTGAATGTGACGGGACACTGCATCCTCCAAGGACATTATTTTCGAAGATGGCATATTATTCCTCCCTTGAACCTTAAGCTTTGAAGGGGACAGAGTCAGCTAGGCTTCTTAATTTAAAACGCTGAATTTTACCGTTAGCTGTTTTGGGTAGTTCGTCGATAAATTCCAGTTCCTTTGGGCATTTGTACGATGCCAGCTTCTGTTTCACAAACTCCTTCAGTTCTTCTTTCATGGCCTCGGAGCTTTCAAATCCTTCCTTCAACACGACATAAGCCTTGGTTCGTACTAAGTTTTCTTTATCTGTAATCCCGATGACAGCGGCTTCAATCACAGCTTCATGCTGGAGCAATACACCCTCAATCTCAACCGGTGAAACCCAGATTCCTCCAACCTTCATCATGTCATCCGATCGTCCGCAATACCAGAAATACCCTTCCTCATCCCGATAATACTTGTCCCCTGTGTGGAACCATTCCCCGATAAAGCGACGCTTGTTCTCATCGTGAAGATTCCAGTAACAATGGGCAATGCTGTCCCCTTTTATCAACAGGTCGCCCACCTCGTTGGGAGGAAGTTCTTGCCCTTGTTCGTCCGTAATCTTTGCTTCGTAACCGGGAACCAACTTGCCTGAGCTACCCACCTTGATATCTCCGATGCGATTGGAAATGAAAATATGAGTGGCTTCTGTTGAACCAATTCCATCTAAGATATCAACACCAAACATTTTTTTCCATTTCTCGTAAATGACAGAGGGCAAAGGCTCTCCCGCTGATACACAGATACGGATAGAAGAGAGATCATATTGTTTTCTGGTTTGTTGTGCCCAGTTGATCATTGCGCCGTATAGAGTTGGGACACCAAAAAAGATTGTAGGGCGATATCGCTCGATTGTATGGAAGACATTTTCTGGTATTGGGCGTTCCCGCATCAGGACAGTCGAGGCACCGCAACCTAAAGGAAAATACGCGCCATTACCCAAACCGTAAGCGAAAAAGAGTTTAGATGCCGAGAAGGTGATATCTTCTTCTGACATGTTTAGGACCTGTTTGGCGTAATGGTCTAAGGCGTACTCCATGTCGTGCTGAAGGTGAATAATCCCTTTCGGGCTGCCGGTGCTGCCTGAACTGAACAGCCAAAAAGCAGTGTCGTCTTTTACAGTGTGGGCCGATTCCAATAACCCAGACTCCTCTTCCATCCATCGGGAGTAAGGTATTACTTCTCTTTTATCCACAGTATCTCCAATCACTACCACGTGTTGGAGATAATGAAAGCGCTTTCTTAAATGCTTGATTTTTTCCCAAAGATCTTCGTGGGCGATGCATACTTTTGAGCGACTGTTGTTAAGAAAATACTCATAATCGGTAGGATGCAACATCGTATTAACCGGTACCGGTACTGCCCCTATTTTGATGGCACCGAAAAAGGAAGCGATAAATTCGGGCGAGTCATGGCACAGTAAAAGGATACGATTTTCCAGGTCAACCCCTAAGCTCTTTAGCCCGTTTCCGGTTTTATTGGTCATCTCCTGCAATTCTTTGTAACTAACTTGCCGGTCTTCAAAATAAATTGCCGTTTTGTCTCCTCGCCCTTGTTCCACGTTTTCATCAATAAAACGTGTGGCTGCATTGTAGGGAATACCTATACCCCGGTAGTACATACCAACCCCCGCCTTTTTGTGAAAGCATAGGCAATACCGGTCGTAACGGATTCCTGTTACGACCGGTATTGCATGGAAAGTAATTTTCAGGTCATCAGACACCCTTCCAATTCGGTTGCCGTTTTTCCAAAAACGCACTCAAGCCTTCTTGGGCATCTTCAGAACGGAACAGCAGGTTCTGAAGTTCTCCTTCATAACGGATAGCCACATTGAGAGGCATCTCTTTACCGTTCATGATGGAAAGTTTAATATTGGAGACGGCGTAGGTAGCACTCTTCACAAGTTTCTTGGCATATTCTAACGTCTTTTGCCGCACTTCGTTTTGGGGGAAGACTTTGTTAATGATTCCTGCTTCCAACGCTTCCTGCGGTGTCAACAGCTCTCCGGTAATGCAGAGATCCAATGCTTTGGAATACCCGATGAGACGTGACAGCCTTTGGGTTCCACCAGTGCCGGGGAGAACGCCCAGAGCAACCTCAGGAAGCCCCACTTTCCCGGCTGTATCCCCCATGAAACGCAGGTCACAGCCCATGGCCAGTTCCAGTCCCCCACCTACTGTATGTCCTTCCAGACAGGCAATATAGACTTGTGGAGAGCGGGCCATTTTGTCCAGCGTTTCGTTGCAGAATAAGCAGAATTGGGTTTTTGTTCGGGGATCGCAGGATCGTAGGTAGTTGACATCCGCTCCTGCAGAGAAAAATTTGGGTGTGTCGCTGATCAGAACGGCCACTTTTATATCGTGATCAAATCGGATATCGTCAATGGCGTTGTTCAATTCGCGGTAGAAGTCGAGGTTGTAAGTATTGGTCTTGTTGATGCTAAAGTGAATTTCAGCAATTCCGTCTTCTTTGGTGACGGTTACATATTTGTTGCCGATTGTTTCTTTCGTCACAGAGGTCATACGATCATCCTCCTCAATACATTTTGTTGACTATCGCCTTTAATACGTAATATAAAGCTATGGGCTTTCTGTTTTCAATGGCTCAAATATTCGATTATTTCATTAAATTATCCCCTTTCCTCTGTCTACGTCTTTATTCCAGCTTCATGCTAGGTTTTTCGTAATGAAACGCAGATAATAGGGAGCAAAAATCAGGATCATATGAAACATTTTACTACGGCGTTAAGCTTGAGAAAGGATAAGCCGTTTTTCGCCGTGAACTGTGCTGCGTTTGCCCATGATCTGGTGGCGAGTGAATTGTTTGTATATGCACCTCGACCGTTTACAGGCGGTCTTATAGAGGGTAAAGAGGGGGCTTTTCGAATCAGCGAATTTACTTGACAGAATTTACGGTATATTTTACTATTACGTTAGATAAACGTTAGACAAAAAAACATAATAGAGAGGTGGATCAAGATGGAACAGGCTGCCCTCTTAAAAGAAAAAATCAAACAAGGTTTCATCGTTGAGAGAGTGGAGGATATGAACGAAGAATACCTCCAAGCCCTAAAACAAACTTTGTTGATTGTCGGAGATACAGAGTTATTAAGCGTTCCCCCGTTATTGACGGTTTATGACCAAGCTCCGACGTTGAACCATAAGATTACGGCTTTGGCCATCATGCAGGATGAAATCGGTCACGCACACATCGCCTATCGGCTGTTAAAAGATCTGGGCGAGGATACCGATGAACTATTGTATAATCGTGCTCCGAACCGCTTTAAAAACCCTTATGCTTTTGATTTTGAATTGTCTAACTGGATCGAATTGGGTGTCTTCAATGCGTTGTTTGATCGTGCCGGATACACTTTGTTGGGAGATGCCTATGAACATACCTCTTATGGTCCCTGGAAACGGGCGTTGGTCAAAGTAGACAAGGAAGAGTTATTTCACCTGCGGAATGGCGAAATCATCATGAGATCTGCGATGGAAGATCCTGAATTAAGAGAAGAAGTTCAACGCGCTGTGGACTGGATGTTTTTGATGGCCTTGGAATTCTTCGGTGTGGCGGATAATCTAAAAAAACGGTCTCAACAGCTTGAGTATAAGCTGAAAGGAAGAACAAATGACGAACTCCGTCAGAAATGGCTGTCCACGGCTGTGCCTTTCTGTGAATCAATCGGGGTCAAAGTACCGGCACATTATGATGAAAGAACCGGAAAATATGTCCTCGATGTTCCTTTCCCCTGCAAATTCGATGTAGAAAATAAAAAGTGGCTTTTTGATCAGCCGGATACTTGGGAGAATGTGATCAAGCGCTTTAAACAACGCGGGCCTCAAAACAAGCAGTTTGTTGAGAGAATTCAAAAAGGAGCCCGGGAATTGGAAGCCCTTCGAAAAGAGGTGAGCTGATGAAAGAAAATACACAAAGGTACTGGGATGCTTTAAAAGAGGTGATGGACCCTGAATTCCCGGTCAGTGTCGTAGATATGGGACTTATCTATGACATTCAGGAAAATCAGGGTACGATCGACATCACCATGACCTATACCTCTGTCTCCTGTGCATGCATGGAATGGATCGAAGGAGATATCGAAAAACGGTTGTTGCAGGAGCCGGGTGTGAAAAAGGTTAACATCCAAGTGGTTTGGGATCCGCCTTGGACGGTTGACCGCTTAAGTCAAGAGGCCCGCGAAAAAATGAAGCACTGGGGGGTAAGTTCAAGATGAGTGCGCATAGTGAAAGACGGCATGAATTTGACGTTTTCGCTCGCGTTAAACGTGGAGACAATTTAATCCATATCGGTACAGTGGAAGCGGAAACGGAAGATTTGGCCAAAGTGTATGCCACCTTCACTTACGATGAAGAAGACTGGGTCGAAATGTGTGTCATCCGGAGAGACCAATTGCATTGGGTGAGAAGGCCGCAAGGCTTATTTGCAAAGGAGGGAGTTTCGTGAGTATGGCAGAACAAACAGCAGGTTTGAAGGCGTTTATTGAACTGCTTGAAACGGTTGCCGACAATAAGTATGTACTCGGTGATCGGCTTGTCGAGGTTGGTGTCAGCGGGCCGAACCTTGAAGCAACACTGTCTGCGATTGCGATGGCTCAAGGGGAATTGGGTCATGCAAGATTGCTTTATAACTGGACTTTTGATTTGAAAGGCCATAAGGGAAAAAAACCTAATATCGAAAAACAGACAGGAAAAGCATTCAAAGGCGTAGAGGAAGTTCACAACTGGATTTCACTCATTGCCGCCTTGTTCACAGTCAATACGGCGATGGATTTGGTGCTAAAATCCGTGCTTGAGGCCAATCATGCGGAAATCGCAACACGGGTTAACAAACTATTAAGAGAACAGAAAGAGCACATTATTTATTCCCGAAATTGGGCACAGCAACTACTGAAAGACAGAGGAGCGGTTCCGCGGAAGTTCAAGGAAGCATTAGATCAGATCATTCCTGAAGTTGAGGCTTGGATCAAAGCTATTGAACAAAAAACGGAACTAGTTGATGAAGGTTATATTTCAAGAGAATCATATTTATACCAAAAATTTCATCATAAGTTAAAAGAAGTATTTATTCAGGAACTAACCGGTGTGGAGAGTGCTTAAAATGTCTTCGCACGGAGTAATTTTCGAAATCCGAGATAATATAGGAATCGTAAAACTGAATAATCCCGCTCGTGCCAATGCATTAAGTGGATTTTTGGTAAAAGATCTGGCATCTCAAATTAAAGAATTATCAGTGAATCGCGATCTTCGTGCGGTTATCTTTACGGCCGGTGAAAGCAAAGCTTTTTGCGCGGGCGCGGATTTAAAAGAACGACAAAGCATGAATGAACAAGAAATTATCTCATACGTCAGGTTATTAAGAAAAACATTTGATGAAATTGCCGCTTTGCCCATGCCTACCATTGCGGCCATCAGAGGGTTGGCATTAGGTGGAGGATGTGAACTCGCTCTCTCTTGCGACTTGCGAGTGATGGAAGAAGATGCCCTCATCGGTTTGACAGAAGTTTCTTGGGGAATTATTCCCGGAGCAGGCGGGACTCAGAGACTCCCTCGATTAGTGGGAGTTGGAATGGCGAAGAAGTTAATTTACACTGCGGCAAAATTAAGCGCAAAAGAAGCTTTTGAGATCAATCTGGTTGAAGAGGTTTGCTCATCTGGTCAGGCCGAATTGAAAGCGCTTCAAATTGCGGATGAAATCGCTAAGAACTCCCCGAATTCTGTTCGTCTGGCAAAACTGGCGATTGACAGTTTTTCTAAAAATCAGCTGCAACAAGGGTTGGAAGCGGAATGGGATTGTTATAAGCAAACCATAAACCATGCCGATCGGTTGGAAGGTTTGGCTGCATTCAGGGAGAAGCGCAAGCCTAACTATTCATCATGATGAATCCAAAGAGGAGGAACTTCTAATGTCAGTTGCAACCACAATCAAAAAGGAAAATCTAACACTGGTTAAGGATAACGGGATCGCTGAAATCCATCTTCACATTAATAAAACCAACTCTTACAACCTCGACTTTTACAAAGAACTGAATGCAGCCATTGACGAGATCCGCTTTGACCCGGAAATAAAAGTGGTTGTTCTCATGAGTGATATGCCGAAATTCTTTTCTGCCGGGGCGGACATTCACTTTTTGAAAGCATCGGAACCGCGCTTTAAGACGCAATTCTGCTTATTCTGCAATGAAACGCTGGACAAAATTGCCCGTTCGCCCCAAGTCTATATTGCCTGCCTGGAAGGGCATACGGTGGGCGGCGGGCTGGAAATGGCCCTTGGCTGCGATCTTCGCTTCATGGGAGATGAAGCAGGAAAAATCGGACTTCCAGAAGTTACCCTGGGAGTGCTGGCCGGGACGGGCGGAACGCAGCGGCTGGCCCGCCTTGTCGGATACTCCCGGGCGCTGGATATGAATATTACCGGCGATTTGCTGACCCCGCATGAAGCGTTGGAAATCGGCCTGGTGAATAAAGTGTTCCCGCAAGCGGAAACAAGGGCGAAAACGCTGGAGTACGCGAGAAAGATCGCGAAAAGCGCCACCTATGCTGTATCCAACATTAAGCTGTCGATCATGAACGGAAAGGAAATGCCGCTCAATGTGGCCATCCGCTACGAAGGGGAACTGCAAAATCTTCTGTTCCGCTCCGAAGATGCCAAAGAAGGACTAAGCGCATTCATAGAAAAACGCCAACCCGATTGGCAAGGTGTTTAATGATAAAATCACACGGATTTACGACAAATCTATTCCCGTTATTGTTAAAGACGGGGTTCCCGTCCCCCGGACCCCGGTCTTTCTCCCTTTTATCTCATTTATTGAAAAGAGGCTAAGGGGATGATGAGATGGATTTGCGCGGAATCGGCTTACCTTATAATGCTTCCACCAGGTTTATCGAAGAAAATGTGAATAAGGGTCTGGGAGATAAAGTTGCCATCTACTTTCGTGATGAACAAATCACCTATAGGCAAATGCAAAAGAGAGTCAACCAGGTGGGCAACATGCTGAAAACACTTGGTTTAAAGATGGAAAACC
This window contains:
- a CDS encoding GerAB/ArcD/ProY family transporter; amino-acid sequence: MNNRLYEKGKISAFQMGVLMYAAVVATELLFVPTATSKYAQQDMWLSPIWASVIGFFTVFVTVALNRLYPGCTVVQYSERILGKVPGKVLGLLFLLFYLHVSGVIMIQYAAFLKIVFLTRTPVFIMLGSMVLVCAYAVRSGVEVMGRAAQIFVPFLFILMVSINLLLIPELDPQNLSPILEKGLTPSLLGSIPPQGWFSEFFLMTFLLPYVSDRKNEMKWGMASVVTVLVTMVITNLGTFLLFGKLTENYIFPVLESARYISVADFIEHVESILAAIWIMGLFVKVTVFYYAVVIGMSQWLNLSDHRPVVLPVGFLIVLMATWAAPNLSEMFDFIATTYPFYKITMQTMIPTVLLLIALLRKNLHQAAEGEG
- a CDS encoding Ger(x)C family spore germination protein codes for the protein MNPFLSIRKMMLLGMCTILLSGCWDRVEVNDLALVVGIAVDKKENGNMGLAVQLMIPQAAGGGDTMGGGGGGGGGAGAKQTYVVAAEGVDVADATRKLQEKIPRRIFWHHNTSLIFGDRLLREGIAGQLDFFDRYYSTRKRTSVFAAKSPASALLQIIPPVGRSSAEVIDDLSKTGVGAEMTVKDVLQMLTSDSHAVILPWIEQSPSVQGDAEKEEPSLRLNGVAVLKKDKIVGRIDDKITRGVLWVRNEIKTVIVTVKPKGNKGDVSVELLKPNTQLVPSVTAGKWKMTVRIKAEGTVIQNTTGLEMENPDINKKLEKDVARDIQHIIMVAMNQVQKGMKADVFGFADAFHRKYPDKWPEVKDRWDEIFPKVEVKVDPRVTIMRPGMNNESPIPEVKKP
- a CDS encoding CoA-transferase subunit beta yields the protein MEYTTEELMVVAAAREIRDSEIVFVGMRLPMLAFCVAKRLHAPNAIGFFECGIVRDEPPEELLYTMGDPANIAGASWCTSTNNLMFLMQQGLIDIGFIGGAEIDQYGNVNTSYLGDYTSPKVKLPGSGGAADIACLSNRLMVIMPHEKRRLVKNVNYITSPGYGTGPGWRQETGLPRGGIKALITNLGILRADKVTKVLIVDTIHPGISKEQIIENTGWDIQFSPDCSETPPPTEEELEVLRSIDPKGFWTKRQTSEVKTPQ
- a CDS encoding PaaX family transcriptional regulator C-terminal domain-containing protein, with product MRPRSLMFTLYGDYIQYYGEEIWIGSLIRLMGEFGISEQSVRGATMRMVNQDLLKVRRIGNKSYYSLTDKGKRNIEDGVRRVYSIKNHKWDRLWRVLTYSIPEEKRELRTQIRKELTWLGFGLISNSTWISPNPLEEKVMDMVREYHLEPYVFFFQTDSIVSHENEDIITRGWDLEKIENEYKQFIQYCEARYEEIKQAIYSGTLSNRECFKERTILVHEYRKFLFKDPGFPLDLLPQKWSGIKARELFWKIHQLVSNGAVQFFEECYQPAPDNEVLPNREGAINPFLGINVHV
- a CDS encoding CBS domain-containing protein — protein: MFIKNCLTPREQILTVTPDARLEQVIETLQAHQLHTIPVVDRFNRFLGITGYGHMMKAFLDNRRSWKEGTVADTLEPIRPLTIFSDFEETLPVIVRHPFVPIVDGDRMTFLGIVKISDIENALSSAFGTNIPGIRLLLGVVIDMPHQLEHVVDAVKPFDVNIISITTFDAGDPAARRILLKIELTPHLSAIQQRLVDKGLRVLSVKERRIP
- a CDS encoding CoA transferase subunit A, encoding MPSSKIMSLEDAVSRHIQNGDSVVMGACLESMIPFAAAYEIVRQKKKDLTLIAPISDILFDILIGAGRARKIIAAWSGNVSAGLGYNYRRSIEQGIPHRIEVEDHSNFSLGLALLAGSMGVPFLPTRSLLGTDLLKSNPRFHVQSLGEETLVYVPSLNPDVAILGVQRSDIEGNAHFWGNLGLFQEAGMSSRKVILLAEEIVPKEVIASDPNRVMIPGFKVTAVVHCPGFAHPSPVPGYYKRDHDFFTEYHRETKKLEGFKNWLNTWVISINSHNEYLARLGQRFEKLKVKEPLFAAPVNYAYR